From a single Lentisphaera profundi genomic region:
- a CDS encoding DUF4202 domain-containing protein, whose translation MSNYAKAVSMILDKNQLDPDKKIIDDQEVGANVLYSKYMGEWQEKLYPEVVDAVKLAARAQHICRWELKRVDFPEGKAGYFKWRTTLAKLHAQILSEIMDECDYSLTEIDRAKEACQKKNFKNNEDSQCVEDCACMVFLNYYFDDFIAKHSDERLIDIVGKTWGKMSEKAHDAALKLDLSEKALSIVKAALGA comes from the coding sequence ATGTCTAATTATGCAAAAGCAGTCTCTATGATTTTAGATAAAAATCAATTAGATCCCGATAAGAAAATAATTGATGATCAAGAAGTCGGGGCCAATGTATTGTATTCAAAGTATATGGGTGAATGGCAAGAAAAGTTATATCCTGAAGTGGTCGATGCAGTGAAGTTAGCGGCAAGAGCCCAACACATTTGTCGTTGGGAACTCAAAAGAGTAGACTTTCCGGAAGGCAAAGCAGGGTATTTTAAATGGCGTACAACTTTAGCTAAACTGCACGCACAAATTTTATCAGAAATAATGGATGAATGCGATTACTCTCTAACGGAGATAGATCGTGCAAAAGAAGCATGTCAGAAGAAAAATTTTAAAAATAACGAAGATAGTCAATGTGTAGAAGATTGTGCGTGTATGGTTTTCCTCAATTATTATTTTGATGACTTTATAGCAAAGCATAGTGACGAAAGGCTCATTGATATAGTTGGGAAGACTTGGGGGAAAATGAGTGAAAAAGCTCATGACGCAGCGCTGAAACTAGATTTGTCAGAGAAAGCTTTGTCAATTGTCAAAGCGGCTTTGGGTGCATAA
- a CDS encoding uracil-DNA glycosylase — translation MLADKLSPAWHNALGLEDSYYTELESFLEIERKEFKIYPEQKDLFKAFDFCDFSKVRVVILGQDPYHGPGQAMGLSFSVPRGNKIPPSLRNIYKELDSDLQISPAMDGDLSHWAEQGVLLLNTSLSVRDSEPGSHSKGLWEKFSAQVLQSLSDQRKDLVFVLWGAHAQGHRELLDEQNHLIIESAHPSPFSAHRGFFGSKPFSQINQHLELSGQKPIDWRLEQLLF, via the coding sequence GTGCTCGCAGATAAACTTAGTCCTGCATGGCATAATGCTTTAGGGCTTGAAGATAGTTATTATACCGAGCTAGAAAGTTTTTTAGAAATAGAACGTAAAGAATTCAAGATCTATCCCGAGCAAAAAGACCTCTTTAAAGCGTTTGATTTTTGTGATTTCTCAAAAGTACGTGTGGTGATATTGGGGCAAGACCCCTATCATGGTCCAGGCCAGGCAATGGGCTTATCTTTTTCGGTTCCTCGCGGAAATAAAATTCCTCCTTCATTAAGGAACATTTATAAAGAACTCGATAGCGATCTGCAGATAAGTCCTGCAATGGATGGCGATTTAAGTCATTGGGCAGAGCAGGGAGTATTATTACTCAATACGAGCTTAAGTGTCCGTGATTCAGAGCCTGGTTCACATTCCAAAGGTTTATGGGAGAAGTTCTCTGCACAGGTTTTACAAAGCTTATCTGATCAGCGCAAGGACTTAGTGTTTGTTCTCTGGGGAGCCCATGCTCAGGGGCATCGGGAATTGCTAGATGAGCAAAATCATTTGATTATTGAATCCGCTCACCCCTCGCCCTTTTCAGCTCATCGCGGCTTCTTTGGTTCAAAACCATTTTCGCAAATCAATCAGCACCTAGAGCTATCAGGACAAAAACCTATTGATTGGCGTTTGGAACAATTGCTATTTTAA
- the rlmD gene encoding 23S rRNA (uracil(1939)-C(5))-methyltransferase RlmD, giving the protein MARKKHVKGNAKAKEKFMQIFAEVRWQHRHDTEAQCEHFVECGGCDLQEHSYGQQVAIKKQALERLIKETPGMSSLAKLEVEAISSPRDYKYRQRMDFIVTPEGSGQRRGDGKKGIVALTECLLVEDENYAMYQKTLELSRDLSLEAYNQNDYSGCLRYIIIRRTRSGEQLISLLTTSTASEEVVAKIAEKLLAEGVDSVYWNVNDSRLDDSLGECRKFWGKEFINETLLGRDFILGPLTFFQANHEVASAAYSSVRDFIKESKAKNIHDLYSGTCTMPVIFSDLVDTITAVENFSENVRMAEMNLEANKITNVNFIEQDVAEFLQQEDLEMEFSVLNPPRKGMHEQALRRILELAPDNLAYLSCSPRSLLEDLGILFREYKPVKLQLFDMFPQTEHFETLVLLTKKDR; this is encoded by the coding sequence ATGGCAAGAAAAAAACATGTAAAAGGCAATGCGAAAGCCAAAGAAAAATTCATGCAGATTTTTGCCGAAGTTAGATGGCAGCATCGCCATGATACAGAGGCTCAATGTGAGCATTTTGTGGAGTGTGGTGGTTGTGACTTACAAGAGCATTCTTATGGGCAGCAAGTTGCAATAAAAAAACAAGCTTTAGAACGATTGATAAAAGAAACTCCTGGGATGTCGTCTTTGGCGAAGTTAGAGGTGGAAGCTATTTCATCCCCTCGTGATTATAAGTATCGCCAAAGAATGGACTTCATTGTCACTCCAGAGGGCTCTGGGCAAAGACGTGGGGATGGTAAAAAAGGGATCGTAGCATTAACGGAATGCCTCTTGGTGGAGGATGAAAATTATGCGATGTATCAAAAGACACTAGAGCTAAGTCGTGACCTTTCCTTAGAGGCTTATAATCAAAATGATTATAGTGGCTGTTTACGTTATATTATAATCCGTCGTACTCGTAGTGGAGAGCAATTAATCTCCTTATTAACTACAAGTACGGCAAGCGAAGAAGTCGTAGCAAAAATTGCTGAAAAATTATTAGCAGAGGGTGTTGATTCAGTTTATTGGAACGTGAACGATAGTCGCCTCGATGATAGTTTAGGGGAATGTCGCAAATTCTGGGGGAAAGAATTTATCAATGAAACACTTCTCGGACGTGATTTCATTTTAGGCCCCTTAACTTTTTTTCAAGCGAACCATGAAGTAGCTTCCGCGGCATATTCTTCAGTAAGAGATTTTATTAAAGAATCTAAAGCGAAAAATATTCACGATCTTTATTCTGGTACATGTACCATGCCGGTAATCTTCAGTGATTTAGTGGATACAATTACAGCAGTAGAAAATTTTTCTGAAAATGTACGTATGGCAGAAATGAATCTAGAAGCCAATAAAATTACGAATGTCAATTTCATTGAACAGGATGTAGCGGAATTTCTTCAGCAAGAAGATTTAGAAATGGAATTCTCTGTTTTGAATCCCCCTCGTAAAGGGATGCATGAACAGGCTTTGCGGAGAATCTTAGAATTAGCTCCGGATAATCTGGCTTATCTCTCTTGTAGTCCCCGCTCATTACTGGAAGATTTGGGGATACTTTTTCGAGAATATAAACCTGTTAAACTACAATTATTTGATATGTTTCCTCAAACAGAACATTTCGAAACACTGGTATTGTTGACAAAGAAAGATCGTTAA
- a CDS encoding VF530 family protein, protein MPSTSDNDSKNEELNQSISPDKLDVESTQDASPEIDVLDVEQVDKLTDESQNKELAQDASPEVDTLDVEQVDKLMDETQNKNPMDGVTLKIILINLEEYYGWKGLGERIDIRCFNHDPSMKSSLKFLRKNEWARKKVEALYELTFL, encoded by the coding sequence ATGCCAAGCACGAGTGATAATGATTCTAAAAATGAAGAATTGAACCAGAGTATTTCGCCTGATAAGCTTGATGTAGAATCCACTCAAGATGCTTCGCCAGAAATCGATGTGCTCGATGTCGAGCAAGTTGATAAACTTACGGATGAGTCACAAAACAAAGAACTCGCTCAAGATGCTTCGCCAGAAGTCGATACGCTCGATGTCGAGCAAGTTGATAAACTTATGGATGAGACCCAAAACAAGAATCCAATGGATGGGGTGACACTCAAAATTATCCTTATTAACCTTGAAGAATATTACGGATGGAAAGGTCTAGGCGAACGCATAGATATACGTTGTTTTAATCATGATCCATCAATGAAGTCGAGCCTTAAATTTTTGCGTAAGAATGAATGGGCGCGAAAAAAAGTTGAAGCTCTTTACGAATTGACCTTTCTATGA
- a CDS encoding DUF2760 domain-containing protein: MGLTTAFKAFFSILGNGEKADLWEKVCEGKLIEDSQLKDLESEVEKLEASLSTGENELTKVKEELKIASSKNDRSDAIYTLTLLQREGRLIDFLKEDIGPYSDEQVGAAVRQIHEGCGKVLEKYFKVESLVDSAEGDEVEVPKAYDPAKYSLSGQVSGEGPFKGSLVHKGWLASKLTLPERTKDTDTSVICPSEVDI; this comes from the coding sequence ATGGGACTCACTACGGCATTCAAAGCTTTTTTCTCGATTCTTGGGAATGGTGAGAAAGCAGATCTTTGGGAAAAAGTTTGCGAAGGTAAACTCATTGAAGATAGCCAGCTTAAAGACTTAGAAAGTGAAGTCGAAAAGTTGGAAGCTTCATTGAGCACTGGCGAAAATGAACTGACTAAAGTTAAAGAAGAACTCAAGATAGCGAGTTCTAAAAATGACCGTAGTGATGCTATTTATACCCTCACGCTCTTGCAGCGCGAGGGGCGTTTGATCGACTTTTTGAAAGAAGATATTGGTCCTTATAGCGACGAACAAGTGGGGGCGGCAGTACGTCAAATTCACGAAGGTTGTGGCAAGGTATTAGAAAAGTATTTCAAAGTAGAGTCACTTGTGGACTCTGCCGAAGGTGATGAAGTTGAAGTGCCAAAAGCTTATGATCCGGCCAAGTATAGTTTAAGTGGTCAAGTTAGTGGCGAGGGCCCCTTTAAAGGTTCACTAGTTCACAAGGGTTGGTTGGCCTCTAAATTGACTTTACCAGAAAGAACGAAAGATACCGATACTTCAGTGATATGCCCATCTGAGGTGGATATCTAA
- a CDS encoding 3-deoxy-D-manno-octulosonic acid transferase, producing the protein MTFLLYNTLVTLFLVLYSPIHIIRLIMGSKYRESTLPRLGFQKYPQADKSRKTFLIHSVSVGETQVAGTLATEFKAQDPNCRIFVSTVTETGQAVAAKLKDIDGHLYLPYDLWPFTNKLFKIIQPDAVIVVENDLWLNYLHSAHSRNIPCFLVNGKLSESSLRSYKKFTQFGHLLFDPIKHFFVQSDSYQQRFENMGIKDQDITVCGNIKLDSKIPHLNQDELNNFTQSLGLNHKSLDHCLIFGSTHAEEEELALKVHQEIKIKFPGLQTIIVPRHPERFDKVASILEKSGTPFSRASQITAGAKSDEILLVDQMGVLMKLYQIGSIGIVCGTFTDKVGGHNFLEPAFYEKAFVYGPWTFSQPGFYQLCQQADAGIQCSAEQLATTLETLLQDPQKQALHGQRGKKIIDSAKGAVHHTVEAINNLISE; encoded by the coding sequence ATGACTTTTCTCCTTTATAACACTCTCGTTACACTCTTCTTAGTACTCTATTCTCCCATCCATATCATTCGTCTGATTATGGGGAGCAAATATCGTGAGAGTACCCTTCCGCGCCTTGGTTTTCAAAAATACCCACAAGCAGACAAAAGCAGAAAGACTTTCCTCATCCATAGTGTCTCAGTTGGCGAGACCCAAGTAGCAGGAACCCTCGCCACAGAATTTAAAGCTCAGGATCCTAATTGCCGCATCTTCGTCTCCACCGTGACCGAAACGGGACAAGCTGTCGCCGCTAAACTCAAAGATATTGATGGCCATTTATACCTCCCCTACGACCTATGGCCTTTCACCAATAAACTTTTCAAAATCATCCAGCCAGATGCTGTTATCGTCGTCGAAAATGACCTCTGGCTTAATTATCTTCACAGTGCTCACAGTCGTAATATCCCCTGCTTCCTCGTCAATGGTAAGCTTTCTGAATCATCCTTACGTTCATACAAGAAATTTACTCAGTTTGGTCATCTACTCTTTGATCCCATAAAACATTTTTTCGTTCAATCAGATAGCTACCAACAGCGTTTTGAAAACATGGGTATCAAAGATCAAGACATTACTGTGTGCGGTAATATCAAACTCGATTCAAAAATCCCTCACCTTAATCAAGATGAATTAAATAATTTTACCCAATCTCTAGGTCTTAATCACAAAAGCTTAGATCATTGCCTAATCTTTGGCTCAACTCATGCGGAAGAAGAAGAACTTGCCTTAAAGGTTCATCAAGAAATCAAAATCAAATTCCCTGGTTTACAAACTATTATTGTTCCACGCCACCCCGAACGCTTTGATAAAGTGGCTTCTATTTTAGAGAAATCAGGAACTCCATTTTCGCGAGCTTCGCAAATCACGGCAGGCGCAAAGAGTGACGAGATCTTGCTTGTGGATCAAATGGGAGTGCTAATGAAACTTTACCAAATAGGATCCATAGGCATTGTTTGTGGTACGTTTACTGATAAAGTTGGCGGTCATAATTTCCTCGAACCTGCCTTCTATGAAAAAGCTTTTGTCTATGGTCCATGGACTTTTTCGCAACCTGGCTTCTATCAACTATGCCAACAGGCTGATGCCGGGATCCAATGCTCCGCAGAACAATTAGCTACTACGCTAGAAACGCTTTTGCAAGATCCGCAAAAACAAGCTTTACATGGTCAACGTGGTAAAAAAATTATCGACAGTGCTAAAGGCGCAGTTCATCACACGGTAGAAGCCATCAATAATTTAATCTCGGAATAA
- a CDS encoding adenylate kinase family protein, with translation MSKPKAILLFGPPGAGKGTVGAKLTNVSGNYHLSTGDIFRGLPPESTNGKVFYSYANEGKLVPDDVTIEIFWRYVQGLMDTNKFDPSSQYIFLDGMPRTAEQAKILDQYVDVVKIISLKITNDEEIFERLAKRAKIEKRADDADKSIVMNRLAQYREKTQVVLDHYDDAIIAEFDAQKSPLEVLRNVLDGTLDVLNQSPSEV, from the coding sequence ATGTCTAAACCAAAAGCTATTTTATTATTCGGCCCTCCAGGTGCAGGAAAAGGTACAGTTGGAGCTAAATTAACTAATGTTAGTGGTAATTATCATCTCTCAACTGGTGATATTTTTCGTGGCCTACCTCCAGAAAGTACTAATGGTAAAGTATTTTACAGCTACGCGAATGAAGGCAAGCTCGTTCCTGATGATGTAACAATTGAAATTTTCTGGCGTTACGTTCAAGGTCTTATGGACACTAATAAATTTGATCCTTCAAGTCAGTATATTTTCCTTGACGGCATGCCGCGTACCGCCGAGCAAGCTAAAATCCTCGATCAATACGTTGACGTAGTGAAAATCATTTCTCTTAAAATCACTAATGATGAAGAGATTTTTGAACGTCTTGCGAAGCGCGCAAAAATTGAAAAACGCGCAGATGATGCGGATAAATCAATTGTGATGAATCGCCTGGCTCAATATCGCGAAAAAACTCAAGTTGTTTTGGATCATTACGATGATGCGATCATCGCAGAATTTGATGCACAAAAGAGCCCACTAGAAGTTTTGCGCAATGTTCTTGATGGAACTTTAGATGTGCTAAATCAAAGCCCGTCAGAAGTCTAA
- the rmuC gene encoding DNA recombination protein RmuC, with translation MEIFLALIVGFFIGAILIFFTKKTKLEIPREFELELQKLRHENESLSQVKTQAKQTEQDLRTAQNQLSSAQSLLTEKQNLLNRVEEEAQQTTSDFQELLSANATLRTQLQADRRLHDEKLSTLKVSKEELTRNFKEIASQIFNEQNKNQSQANKEKLDLTLNPLKEQIQNFSKQVQDCYNKEAQERFSLEKEIKSLKELNTRMSEDALQLTNALKGDSKARGTWGELILERVLEASGLRKGSEYFTQVTETALDGKRYQPDAVVHLPDEKQIIIDSKVSLVAYEKHCSSTDEKERLNLRKAHLDSVKNHIKELSEKSYENLPGINSLDYVLLFMPVEGAFRLAVEADEKLFLDAYKKNIMLVSPSTLLITLRTISKIWQFESQNKNTQAIVDKAEALYTKFVGYVDSFQKIGKGIEHAQKAYDSAEGQLMTGRGNLIRTCQSLEELGIKSKKAMAKEVLIKADIELDQAELLETSD, from the coding sequence ATGGAAATATTTCTCGCTCTCATTGTTGGTTTTTTTATTGGCGCAATTCTCATTTTCTTCACTAAAAAAACTAAGCTAGAAATCCCCCGTGAGTTTGAATTAGAACTCCAGAAACTTCGTCACGAAAATGAATCTCTTTCCCAAGTCAAAACTCAAGCAAAGCAGACGGAGCAAGACTTGCGCACTGCGCAAAATCAATTATCGAGTGCCCAAAGTTTACTCACGGAAAAACAAAATTTACTCAACCGTGTAGAAGAGGAGGCTCAACAAACCACATCTGATTTCCAAGAGCTACTAAGTGCTAATGCCACACTCAGAACACAGCTCCAAGCGGACCGTCGCCTTCACGATGAGAAGTTAAGCACACTCAAAGTAAGCAAAGAAGAACTCACACGAAATTTCAAAGAAATTGCAAGCCAAATTTTTAATGAGCAAAATAAAAACCAAAGCCAGGCCAACAAAGAGAAACTCGACCTCACGCTCAATCCACTAAAAGAACAAATACAAAATTTCTCGAAACAGGTTCAAGATTGTTACAATAAAGAAGCTCAAGAACGCTTTTCTTTGGAAAAAGAAATCAAGAGTTTAAAAGAACTCAATACGCGCATGAGTGAGGATGCCTTACAACTTACAAATGCATTAAAGGGAGATTCTAAAGCTCGTGGAACTTGGGGTGAACTCATCCTTGAACGCGTCCTTGAAGCCTCTGGTTTACGTAAGGGTTCAGAATATTTCACACAAGTAACTGAAACTGCCCTTGATGGCAAACGCTACCAGCCCGATGCGGTTGTTCATCTTCCCGATGAGAAACAAATCATTATTGATTCCAAAGTTTCCTTAGTGGCCTATGAAAAACACTGCTCGTCAACAGATGAAAAAGAAAGACTCAATTTGCGAAAAGCACATTTGGATTCAGTTAAAAATCACATAAAAGAACTTTCTGAGAAATCGTATGAAAACCTACCAGGTATTAATTCCCTTGATTATGTACTACTATTCATGCCAGTCGAAGGCGCTTTTCGCTTAGCTGTAGAAGCAGATGAAAAACTTTTCCTAGATGCTTACAAGAAAAATATTATGCTTGTAAGCCCATCGACTCTTTTGATCACCTTGCGTACGATCAGTAAAATCTGGCAATTTGAGAGTCAAAACAAAAACACCCAAGCTATTGTTGACAAAGCAGAAGCTCTCTACACAAAATTTGTTGGCTACGTAGATAGTTTTCAGAAAATAGGCAAGGGCATTGAGCATGCGCAAAAAGCTTACGATAGTGCAGAAGGTCAACTAATGACCGGACGTGGAAATTTAATTCGCACCTGTCAAAGCTTAGAAGAACTCGGGATCAAAAGTAAAAAGGCAATGGCAAAAGAAGTTTTAATCAAAGCCGATATTGAATTGGATCAAGCAGAACTCCTTGAAACCAGCGATTAG
- a CDS encoding DUF389 domain-containing protein: protein MSAAVVVENTEEVKPLIALSYQMAHAEGQDLIIIVIRRIKQDETSVDEINLAEYEGKAGVLGQVCERIAREQRRILTHAASPNENFTEVPEAEFIPKISCLQISGERYTKVVMKLLSSNKCGQLFLAKRAIGSTEHYTDKLFKLAPCSTTIVRPGKADVGRIQKILIPCSGGPHALDALKHSYSLVKSQGTHVHPLIVKPPSSQVDIMEEVGIYQLDKMLKSIGLELDGHYLKGCVAHNKDVLKGIAETAEDGYDFVVVGISSGGSLQKTLFGDMAAKLIETNKDISVAAHRVAKDRFERFKDRFEYYCNLAVPQLTREGRIALHEGLLMNSTWNFDFISLMLLSTSIAALGLISNSVAVVIGAMLVAPLMTPILAAGLALVQGNIPMIINASRSILFGFLASLGISFLIGLFTPMEHLTSEILSRGTPRMADLFIAFVSGIAAAHCMTRTHLSAALPGVAIASALVPPIASIGIALSKGISATVQGATVLFITNVICIVLGSALTFYAAGIRARPDQSKNRVVKRLYLILIFCMTLLCIPLSSRLVKYGVKKFSDSSLPNREEFIQMTQPTLDKYNIPKVSKISYKNLGDNKLSVWVWVQVGHVPDRAILDDMEAILSKNLKREVSVSIWPEFVMSNHEVDD from the coding sequence ATGAGCGCAGCAGTAGTCGTAGAAAATACAGAAGAGGTGAAGCCTCTTATTGCGTTGTCATACCAAATGGCCCATGCTGAAGGTCAGGACCTTATCATCATTGTCATTAGGAGAATTAAGCAAGATGAAACTTCTGTTGACGAGATTAATTTAGCTGAATACGAAGGGAAAGCGGGTGTTTTAGGTCAAGTATGTGAGCGTATTGCTAGAGAACAAAGACGCATTTTAACTCATGCCGCAAGTCCGAATGAAAATTTCACTGAAGTTCCCGAGGCCGAGTTTATTCCTAAAATTTCCTGTCTGCAAATCAGTGGAGAACGCTATACAAAAGTCGTGATGAAATTGTTGTCATCAAATAAATGTGGACAATTATTTTTGGCGAAGCGAGCGATTGGTAGTACAGAGCACTACACCGATAAACTTTTCAAATTGGCTCCGTGCTCAACTACTATTGTCCGTCCAGGCAAAGCCGATGTAGGAAGAATTCAAAAGATTTTAATTCCTTGCTCTGGCGGACCCCATGCATTAGATGCTTTAAAGCATAGTTATTCCTTGGTGAAATCGCAAGGTACCCATGTTCATCCTCTCATAGTTAAGCCCCCTAGCAGTCAAGTAGATATAATGGAAGAAGTTGGAATATACCAACTCGATAAAATGCTTAAGTCTATTGGCTTAGAATTGGATGGCCATTATTTAAAAGGCTGTGTCGCACATAATAAAGATGTGTTGAAGGGAATTGCTGAAACGGCAGAAGATGGTTATGACTTTGTCGTTGTAGGGATCTCTTCGGGAGGTTCATTACAAAAAACACTTTTTGGAGATATGGCTGCAAAGCTCATAGAAACTAATAAAGATATATCAGTCGCAGCACATCGCGTCGCCAAGGATCGTTTCGAACGCTTCAAAGATCGTTTTGAATACTACTGTAACTTGGCCGTGCCTCAATTGACTCGTGAAGGAAGAATAGCCTTACACGAAGGCTTACTGATGAACTCGACGTGGAACTTTGATTTCATTTCCTTGATGTTATTATCAACTTCCATTGCCGCCTTGGGTTTAATTAGTAATTCTGTTGCTGTGGTTATTGGCGCGATGTTAGTAGCACCCTTGATGACGCCTATTTTGGCTGCGGGACTCGCCTTAGTACAGGGTAATATCCCGATGATTATTAATGCATCACGATCAATTTTATTCGGTTTTTTAGCATCTTTGGGAATCAGTTTTTTGATAGGTTTATTCACTCCGATGGAACATTTGACGAGTGAAATATTGTCCCGTGGGACTCCACGAATGGCCGACTTATTTATTGCCTTTGTGTCAGGTATTGCTGCCGCTCACTGTATGACGCGAACGCATCTTTCGGCAGCTTTGCCGGGAGTTGCCATTGCCTCAGCCTTAGTCCCACCGATAGCATCAATTGGCATTGCCTTATCTAAAGGTATTTCAGCGACGGTACAAGGAGCGACGGTTTTGTTTATTACTAATGTAATTTGTATTGTCCTGGGATCTGCACTGACATTTTATGCAGCAGGCATTAGGGCGCGTCCCGATCAATCCAAGAATCGAGTGGTTAAACGATTGTATCTAATTTTGATATTTTGTATGACCTTATTGTGCATACCTTTGAGTTCACGCTTGGTGAAGTATGGGGTTAAAAAATTCAGCGATAGTTCATTGCCCAATCGGGAAGAATTTATACAAATGACTCAGCCGACTTTAGATAAGTATAATATTCCTAAAGTAAGTAAAATAAGCTATAAAAATTTAGGGGATAATAAGTTGAGTGTCTGGGTTTGGGTACAGGTAGGTCATGTACCAGACCGAGCCATCTTAGATGATATGGAGGCGATTTTAAGTAAAAATCTTAAACGTGAAGTCAGTGTAAGTATTTGGCCTGAGTTTGTTATGTCAAATCATGAGGTTGACGATTAG
- a CDS encoding M50 family metallopeptidase: MEFSLFKLPIKVKNSFFFLIGFLSLMWGRVQGQTDLTISLLWFITLFTAILTHELGHALFARWYGMKPRIEIHGMGGVTIWQSMKRLDFRQRFLISFAGPGTGLVLAALFYALLQTPNLPPLLKTLLSMHLNVYVFLNLMNLLPIRPLDGAEVLSTMIGWKNGTVNEQMIDKVSFVTAVGCAVFAYMNGMPILAMMAGYLGWRSYNLANPSARR, encoded by the coding sequence ATGGAGTTTTCCCTGTTTAAATTGCCGATAAAGGTAAAGAACAGCTTCTTCTTTTTGATTGGTTTCTTATCATTAATGTGGGGTAGAGTACAAGGTCAGACCGATTTAACGATTTCTCTATTATGGTTTATTACACTATTCACAGCAATTCTCACTCATGAATTGGGGCACGCCCTATTTGCTCGCTGGTATGGTATGAAACCTCGTATTGAGATTCATGGAATGGGTGGAGTTACAATATGGCAAAGCATGAAGCGCCTTGATTTCCGTCAAAGATTTTTGATTAGTTTTGCAGGGCCGGGTACAGGACTTGTATTAGCCGCGCTATTTTATGCCTTGCTTCAAACACCTAATTTACCTCCATTATTAAAAACGTTATTAAGCATGCACCTGAATGTTTATGTCTTTTTAAATTTAATGAATCTATTACCTATTCGTCCACTAGATGGAGCGGAAGTACTATCGACAATGATAGGCTGGAAAAATGGTACAGTTAATGAACAAATGATAGATAAAGTTTCATTTGTAACAGCAGTGGGATGTGCGGTTTTCGCGTATATGAATGGGATGCCAATTTTAGCAATGATGGCAGGTTACTTAGGCTGGCGTTCATATAACTTGGCAAATCCAAGTGCTCGCAGATAA
- a CDS encoding mechanosensitive ion channel domain-containing protein codes for MNIDPIIFDKLIKTLIVLLLSLVLRFLIQKQICRSSLKSAALRQRWTIQLRNACFFIFLFCLLVIWGEQIQNLLISLLAVLAAIVLATKELILCLMGSVLKAGTNSFSLGDRISVGEYKGLVVDQTLLSTTLYDTGTSENNDFFTGKTIVIPNSLFLAVGVINENNTATYKLYTLEIKLSKIKHLKTIENGLREKMDKLATQDIDSAFESIKKQFSVGELTKEMCEPKIVIIDYDGKMVKLLLRFIIETNKAPDIDQELLRFHFDQLEELGLLGQDEQE; via the coding sequence ATGAATATAGATCCAATTATTTTTGACAAGTTAATCAAGACTCTCATCGTTTTGCTTTTGAGTCTGGTACTTCGTTTCCTCATACAGAAACAAATATGCCGTTCTTCGCTTAAATCTGCGGCCCTGCGCCAACGATGGACGATTCAATTGCGAAACGCCTGCTTTTTCATTTTTCTATTTTGCTTGCTCGTAATATGGGGCGAACAAATTCAGAATTTACTCATCTCTTTACTTGCTGTTTTAGCCGCCATAGTTTTAGCCACTAAAGAATTAATATTATGCTTAATGGGTTCTGTTCTCAAAGCGGGAACAAATTCTTTTTCTTTAGGGGATCGTATTAGCGTCGGCGAATATAAGGGCCTTGTGGTTGATCAAACTTTGCTATCAACAACTTTATACGATACGGGAACTAGTGAAAATAACGATTTTTTCACAGGTAAGACCATAGTTATTCCCAACAGCTTGTTTTTAGCTGTTGGAGTTATTAATGAAAATAATACAGCCACTTATAAGTTGTATACTCTTGAAATTAAATTGTCTAAAATTAAGCATTTAAAAACTATTGAAAATGGCTTGAGAGAAAAGATGGATAAATTGGCAACTCAAGATATCGACTCGGCTTTTGAGAGTATTAAAAAGCAATTTTCCGTTGGAGAACTTACGAAAGAAATGTGTGAGCCTAAAATAGTCATTATTGATTATGATGGAAAGATGGTGAAGCTCTTATTAAGATTTATTATCGAAACTAATAAAGCTCCAGATATAGATCAAGAATTGCTGAGATTCCATTTTGATCAACTAGAGGAACTGGGTCTTTTAGGACAAGACGAGCAAGAGTAG